cctccccaaatccctcaagattcccctaaaaaatcccccaaagtccccccaaatccccccgaaatccccccaaaatccctcaaaatccccccgaaaCCTCTCCAAACTGGGGAAAATTCCCCAAAAGCCCCCGAAAAGCCCCGAAATCCCCGGAATCTGCCCCGAATTCAGAACCTGTACGAGAGCATCCGCTCGGAGCCCTTCAAGATCCCCGAGGACGACGGCAACGACCTCACGCACACCTTCTTCAACCCCGACCGCGAGGGCTGGCTGCTCAAGCTGGGTAGGCCCCGCCCCCCTCACCTGGGCCCCGCCCACCTCACCTGGGCCACGCCCACCTCACCTGGGCCCCGCCCACCTCACCTGGGAGAGGCCACGCCCTAAAATTCCCGGTGAAATCGCTTGAAATCCCCATTTTTAGGCCGTTTTTGGGCTCTTTTAGGTCCTCCCGGCCACGCCCACCTCGccttggccacgcccacctcacCTGGGCCACGCCCACCTCACCTGGGCGGGGCCACGCTCCAAAAATTCCCAGTGAAATGgctcaaaatccccatttttgggtggttttgggccTATTTTGGGCTCTATTAGGTTCTCCCGGCCACACCCACCTCACCTGGGGGGGGCCacgccccaaaattcccagtgaAAGCgctcaaaatccccatttttaggCCTTTTTTGGGCTCTATTGGGTCCTCCCGGCCACGCCCACCTCGCCTGGGCCCCGCCCACCTCACCTGGGAGGGGCCACGCCCAAAAATTCCCGGTGAAATCgctcaaaatccccatttttaggCCTTTTTTGGGCTCTATTGGGTcctcctggccacgcccacctcacCTGGGCCCCGCCCACCTCACCTGGGAGAGGCCacgccccaaaattcccagtgaAAGCgctcaaaatccccatttttagaCCTTTTTTGGGCTCTATTGGGTcctcctggccacgcccacctcacCTGGGCCCCGCCCACCTCACCTGGGAGGGGCCACGCCCAAAAATTCCCGGTGAAATCgctcaaaatccccatttttaggCCTTTTTTGGGCTCTATTGGGTCCTCCCGGCCACGCCCACCTCGccttggccacgcccacctcgccttggccacgcccacctcgccttggccacgcccacctcacCTGTGGGGGATCacgccccaaaattcccagtgaAATCGCTCGAAATCcccattttggggctttttttgggcCTTTCTAGGGCcctcctggccacgcccacctcgcccaggccacgcccacttcACCTGGGAGAGGCCACGCCCAAAAATTCTGGGTGGAATCgctcaaaatccccattttggggctttttttgggcCTTTCTAGGGCcctcctggccacgcccccctcACCTGGGCCACGTCCACCTCACCTGGGCGGGGCCACGCCCCAAAAATTCCCGGTGGAATCactcaaaatccccatttttgggctctttttgggCCTTTTTAAGCcctcctggccacgcccacctcacCTGGGAGAGGCCACGCCTGAAAATTCCCGGTGAAATCGCTCAgaatccccatttttggggttttttgggcctTTTATGGGCACTATTGGGTGCTcttggccacgcccacctcacctgggccacgcccacctcattgaggccacgcccacctcacCTGGGCGGAGCCACGCTCCAAAAATTCCCAGTGAAATGgctcaaaatccccatttttgggtggttttgggccTATTTTGGGCTCTATTAGGTTCTCCCGGCCACACCCACCTCACCTGGGGGGGACCACGCCCAAAAATTCCCGGTGAAATCgctcaaaatccccatttttaggTCTTTTTTGGGCTCTATTAGGTCCTCCCGGCCACGCCCACCTCGccttggccacgcccacctcacCTGGGAGGGGCCACGCCCAAAAATTCCCGGTGAAATCGCTCGAAatccccattttggggctgtttttggggccTTTTTTGGGCTCTTTTGGGTCCTtctggccacgcccacctcacCTGGGCCACGCCCACCTCACCTGGGGGGACCACGCCCCAAAAATTCTGGGTGGAATCgctcaaaatccccattttggggctcttttttggcctttttaggccctcctggccacgcccacctcacCCGGGCCACGCCCACCTCACCTGGGCAGGACCacgccccaaaattcccggtgAAATCgctcaaaatccccatttttgggcatTTTTGGGCCTTTTTAGGTCTATTTTGGGTCCTATTGGTTcctcctggccacgcccacctcacctgggccacgccccctccccaggccacgcccactttgccgtggccacgccccctcccagttcccctcccccccccccagtctctcccagtttgattttcccaaaatttaacttttttttccctgtttttttctctttttttcctttctctttgtacgaccccaaaaactcccaaatttccctaaaaatccccccctggaattccccaaattctcccGGAATTCCCCAAATTCGCCCCAAATTTCCACCGAATCCCTCCCGAATTTGCCCCAAATTCTCTCGGATTCCCCCCGAAATTCCTCAAAATtgtccccaaaattccccaaattcctccggaaattccccaattccccccaaaattccccaaattccctccaaaattccccgaaattctcccccaaaattccccaaattcctccaaaaATTCCCcgaaattctcccccaaaattccccaaattcctccgaaaattccccaattccccccaaattccctccaaatccctccaaaattccccaaattcccccaaaaatccccaaattcccccccctggtgctgctgttggGACCCCACAGGAGGTGAGTGGGGGAGTGGGGGAAGGGCAGCgcttgggacccccccccaaaatcccccaaattcccccaaaatcccccaaatccccccaaaatcacctcagaaccccccaaaatcacctcagaaccccccaaaatcccctcaaatccctcccaggaccccctaaattcccccaaaacccccaaatcctcccccaaacccccaaattcttcATGAGACCcttccaaaatcccaaaaacccccaaaattccccccaaatcccccaaatccaaccccagactccccaaattctctcctggagcccccaaatctccccaaattccccacaaaatccctcaaatccctcccaaaatcccccaaatccccctgaaatcccccaaatccaaccccaaacccaccaaattctctccaggaccccccgaaaaacacccaaattccccaaatcccccccaaaacccctcaaaacccccctaaaatcccccaaaatcccaccccagatccccccaaattctatcctggacccccccaaatcctcccaaaaaaccccaaaatgccccaaaagtccccaaatcccccctaaaatccccccaaatcccaccccagaccccccaaattctctcctggaccccccaaaatgccccaaaatgccccaaaatgccccaaaatgccccaaaatccccgaaacCGCCCAGGGGGTCGGGTGAAGACGTGGAAGCGCCGCTGGTTCATCCTGACCGACAACTGCCTCTACTACTTCGAGTACACCACGGTgagagccccaaaatgccccaaatccaccccaaaatccaccctgggaaccccaaaatcctcctcggccgcccccaaaacccctaggagccccaaaacacccccgaaacccccccaaaatgccccaaaatccccccaaaatgccccaaaatccatccaaatTTGCCTTCAGGAACCCAAATCTCTCCCTGGGATCCCCAAAAGTCCCcgaaaccccccaaatccaccccaaaatccaccctgggaaccccaaaatcctcctcgggcacccccaaaacccccaggacccccaaaacctcccccaaatgccccaacccccccccccaaaataccccaaaacccccccccaaaataccccaaaacccccccaaaatgccccaaaatccacccaaatctcCCTTCAGGACCCCAAATCTcttcctgggatcccccaaattccccgaaatcccccaaatccaccccaaaatccaccctgggaaccccaaaatcctcctcggccacccccaaaacccctgggacccccaaaacacccccaaaacccccccaaaatgccccaaaatccccccaaaatgctccaaaccccccccaaaatgccccaaaaggtCCCAAAATCTCCCTTCAGGACCCCAAATCTCTCTCTGGGatccccgaaatcccccaaatccaccccaaaatccactctgggaaccccaaaatcccccccaaatgccccaaaattccccccagggaccccaaaatccccctcaggaccccccaaattccccccaggactcccaaaatccccctaaaatcctgtcctgggatcccaaaattccttcagggaccccaaaattcccccaaatcccccaaatttttctcagggaccccaaaatttctccaaggacccccaaaatcctccccaaaatcccccaaatttctcccagggaccccaaaattcctccaggggtccccaaaatcccccaaatttctctcagggaccccaaaatcctcccccaaatcccccaaatttctctcagggacccccaaaatccttccctgggatcccaaaacgcctctgggaccccccaaaagtccccaaatccccccaaattccggcAGGACAAGGAGCCGCGGGGAATCATCCCCCTGGAGAACCTGAGCATCCGCGAGGTCGAGGATCCCCGCAAGCCGGTGAGagccaaaaacccccaaaatcccccaaaatcccccaaaaatcccccaaaatccccccaaaactccccaaaaccccccaaaatcccccaaaaatcccccaaaaacccccaaaacttcccaaatcccccaaaatccccccaaaatccccccaaaatcccccaaaatcccccaaaaatcccccaaaatcccccaaaaatcccccaaaaatcccccaaaaatcccccaaaaacccccaaaatcccccaaaatcccccaaaaatcccccaaaatcccccaaaaacccccaaaacttcccaaatcccccaaaaactcccaaaatcacccaaaaactccccaaaatcccccaaaatcccccaaaatccccccaaatcccccaaaaactcccaaaatcacccaaaaactcccaaaatccccccaaaatcccccaaaatcccccaaaaatcccccaaaatcccccaaaatcccccaaaatccccccaaaaccccccaaaatcccccaaaaatcccccaaaatcccccaaaaccccccaaaacttcccaaatcccccaaaattccccaaaaatcccccaaaaatcccccaaaatcccccaaaaatcccccaaaatcccccaaaaatcccccaaaatcccccaaaatcccccaaaatcccccaaaaatcccccaaaaaccccccaaaatcccccaaaatcccccaagaactccccaaatcccccaaaaactcccaaaatcacccaaaaactccccaaaatcccccaaaatcccccaaaatccccccaaatcccccaaaaactcccaaaatcacccaaaaactcccaaaatccccccaaaatcccccaaaatcccccaaaaatcccccaaaatcccccaaaatcccccaaaatcccccaaaaatcccccaaaatcccccaaaatcccccaaaatcccccaaaaactccccaaatcccccaaaaactcccaaaatcacccaaaaactccccaaaatcccacaaaaaacacccaaaatcccacaaaaaaacaactaagcctccccaaaaaaaccccaaacccccaaaatccccccaaaacctcccaaaaaacaccaaaaccccctctaaatacccccaaaatccccacaaagctcccccaaaaaccgcccaacatcccccaaaaactccccaaaatcccccaaaaaacctccccaaatccccccaaaatgctgccaaaaacccccaaaatccccccaaaaacacctaaaaaccccccaaaatcctcccaaaaacggcccaaaaaaacccaaaatccccccaaagcccccaaagtccccccaaattccccaaaatgctcccaaaaaaacaaaaaacccccaaatcctcccaaaccccccaaaatccccccaaaatcccccgaaattccccttttttccccttttcctgcccCGTTTCTTCTCCCACTGCTCCCGATTTTTCCCaaactggtttgtactggtttatactggtttgtgctggtctgaactggtttttcccctcctcccagACCCTTTCCAGCTCCAAATCCCCACCAAAAATGCCCCgaaattccccttttcctgcCCCGTTTCTTCTCCCGCCGCTCCCGATTTttcccaaactggtcccaaactggtttctattggtctgtactggtttgtactggtttgtactggtttatactggtttttccccttctcccagaCCATTTTAAGCTCCAAATCCCCACCAAAAATGCTCCgaaattccccttttcctgcCCCGTTTTTTCTCCCACCGCTCCCGATTTttcccaaactggtcccaactggtttgtactggttcctactggtctgtactggttcctactggtctgtactggtttccAGCACTGCTTCGAGCTCTACATCCCCAACAACAAGGGGCAGCTGATCAAGGCCTGCAAGACGGAGGCGGACGGGCGCGTGGTGGAGGGGAACCACGCCGTGTACCGGATCTCGGCGCCGACCCGCGAGCAGAAGGACGAGTGGATCAAATCCATCCAGTGagagccccaaaaccgccccaaatcaccccaaaaataacGGGCAGTGGTCAGGAGGGAATCGGGCATCGTTaaagggggggtttggggttaaaaatgggggttttggggatttcaaAGCtctaaaaatgggatttttgggatcaaATCCATCCAGTGagagccccaaaaccgccccaaataaccccaaatcaGCACCAAAAATAACGGGGAGTGGATGGGAGGGGATCAGGGGGAGTtaaaggggggtttggggttagaaatgggagttttgggggtttaaaagctttaaaaatgggatttttgggatcaaATCCATCCAGTGAGAgccccaaaaatgcccaaatttaccccaaattaaccccaaattaaccccaaaaaacacaggAGGGAACTGGGCATCGTtaaagggggggttggggttagaaatgggagttttggggtttttttaatggatttttggggggttttagtggattttttgggaggttttgggatCAAATCCATCCAGTGagagccccaaaaccgccccaaatcaccccaaatcagcaCCAAAAATAACGGGCAGTGGTCAGGAGGGAATCGGGCATCGTTaaagggggggtttggggttagaaatgggggttttgggggtttttaaatggattttggggggtttaaaagctctaaaaatgggatttttgggatcaaATCCATCCAGTGagagccccaaaaccgccccaaataaccccaaaaataaCGGGCAGTGGTCAGGAGGGAATCGGGCATCGTTaaagggggggtttggggttagaaatgggggttttgggggtttttaaatggattttggggggtttaaaagctctaaaaatgggatttttgggatcaaATCCATCCAGTGagagccccaaaaccgccccaaataaccccaaaaataaCGGGCAGTGGTCAGGAGGGAATCGGGCATCGTtaaagggggggttggggttaaaaatgggggttttgggggttttttaatggatttttgggggtttttagtggatttttgggaggttttgggatCAAATCCATCCAGTGAGAGCCCCAAAAAGTCCGAAATTATCCCAAATTATCCCCAAAAAACACAGGAGGGGGTCAGGGGTGGTtaaaggggggtttggggttaaaaatgggatttttggggttttttttaatggatttttggggctttaaaaggagattttttggggtcaAATCCATCCAATGAGTCCCGAAATTCCACCTGAAAATTcccaaattatcccaaattatCCCCAAAATTAATTGGGAGTGGCCAGGAGGGGTCGGGGGTCGTtgaatgggggtttgggggatccccaggtgaattttgggtcctttttCCGTGGATTTGGGGCTTcccgggagggattttggggagaattttTCCCAGGGcgtccccaaattcccccaaaattcctttggaacccccagaattcccaaaaaatcccccccgggaTCCATTCTGGGTCTTCTTCCCCacggatttggggctttttggggctttttggggctttttggggctttttgggatCCCCTGGGTGGATTTGGGCGGGAATTTTTTCCAGGGGGGTTCCCCAAGGGCTCGGGGGGTGCCCGGAATTCCcgaaaattccccccaaattcccgaaATCCCGGCAGGGCTGCGGTGAGCGTGGATCCCTTCTACGAGATGCTGGCGGCGCGGAAAAAGCGAATTTCGGTCAAGAAAAAGCCggaaaatccctaaaaaaaggggaaaaaaaaaaaaaccaacccaaaaccgGAAAAGGGGGCGGGACCCCCGGAATTCCCACCTGGAACCTCCCAAAAATCGGGgggattccccccaaaattcctctggACTGGGAAAGGACGACGAGGGAGCGGCCGGAGCCTCCGGAATTCGCTCCGGGAGCCccgaaattcccaaaattccaaaattttCCCTCCCCAGGGAGCCCCGAAAGTCCCTCGGgaatcccaaaattcctcccaaattccctctgggaatcccaaattccccccaggaacccccagaattcccctcccagtccctcccagtccctcccagtttggggctcctgggggggtcccggcccctcccctccccccccccctttattTATGGCCCCAAATAAAAACCGGAGAAATCCGAAGGAATTCGGGaattttttttgggaatttggggaggggttgggacatttggggggggggcggggccttttttggggccgtttggggggaatttcgggggttttggggccatttcgggTGAGATTTTCGGGGATTTGGGACCCTTTGGGGAGaactttggggccattttggggtttttggggccatttttggggggggttggggccatttttggggggctCCGAGGTGCGGGAGGGTTCCCaggtgagattttggggtggattcgggtgagattttggggcggttctggctgattttgggtggattcgGGCggttttgggttgattttggggcggttctgggtggttttggggcggttctgggtgattttggggtggttgtgggtgattttggggtggttctggggggttttggggcggttttggggcggtcctgggtgattttgggacGGATtcgggcggttttggggcggtttgggtggttttggggcggttctgggtggttttggggcggttctgggcagttttggggcggttttggggcggttctgggtggttttggggtgtttttggggcgattctgggtgattttggggtggttctgggtgattttggggcggtttggggtgattttggggtggttctgggtgattttgggtcagttctgggtggttttggggcggttctgggtggttttggggtgtttttggggcggttctgggtgattttgggtggttctgggtgattttgggtcggttctgggtgattttggggcggttctgggtggttttggggtgattttgggtcagttctgggtggttttggggcggttctgggcagttttggggtgtttttggggcggttctgggtgattttggggtggttctggggggttttggggcggttttggggtgattttgggtcggttctgggtgattttggggcggttcTGGGCAGTTTTGGGCGGTTTTGGGTCGgttctgggtggttttgggtcggttctgggtgattttggggcggttctggggcagttttgggtggttttggggcggttttggggtgattttgggtcggttctgggtggttttgggtcggttctgggtgattttggggcggttttgggtgattttggggcggttctgggtggttttgggtcggttctgggtgattttggggcggttctggggcagttttgggtggttttggggcggttttggggtgattttggggcggttctgggtgattttgggtggttctgggtggttttggggtggtttggggtggttttggggcggttctgggtgattttgggtcagttctgggtgattttggggtggttctgggtgtttttggggcgcCTTCAGGCGCACGGCTCGAAGGGCAGGGTGGTGACGCCGCcgtgcagctccagccccgccTGGGCCCAGGCCACGAGGTCGCCACGGGCCGGGGAGCGGCACTGGGCCAGCGCGGCCACCTCGGGCGGGGCCAGGGCGCGGCTCCACAGGTGGAACTCGGCCAGCTCGCCCACGAACGCCTGCGTGGCATCGAAACGGCCCCCGAGGGCGTCCTGCGGGACCGGCGGGCACCGGTGAGCAGCGAGCCccggcacagctgggcacagctgggggcactcagacacacctgggcacacctgggcacactcagACACACCTGGGCCCAgctgggggcacacctgggcacacctgaggcTCTCCACAACcacacctgggggcatctgAGCTCAAAcagccacacctgggcacagctgggggcactcaagacacacctgggcacagccctgacacacctgggcacatttGAGGGGCACTCAGGCACACCTGAGCTcacacagccacagctgggcacagctgggcacagctgggggcactcagacgcacctgggcacacctggggctctccacagccacacctgggcacacctgggcacactcagACACACCTGGGCCCAgctgggggcacacctgggcacacctgaggcTCTCCACaaccacacctgggcacagctggggcacacctgggcacactcagacacacctgggcacacctgggcacacctgaagCTCTCCAcagccacacctgggcacacctgggcacactcagacacacccgggcacacctgggcacacctgagccccctcccccccccgtaCCTGCTCCTGGCCCAGCACCAGGACCCCGTGGGGGCGCAGGGGGTGGCCCGGGGcgagcccctccccccgcccgcgGGGGACCCCGTCCTGGAAGCTCCTCCAGGTGCCCCCCGAGGCCGCCCAGGTGACACAAAGGTGCTGCCACCTGCCCGGGGCCGGCGACAGCGACAGCGCGGCCGCCTGGGGGCACAGAACGCCCGGTTAGCCCTGAATGGGCCCCAGTTAGCCCCGAACGGGTCCCAGTTA
The DNA window shown above is from Aphelocoma coerulescens isolate FSJ_1873_10779 unplaced genomic scaffold, UR_Acoe_1.0 HiC_scaffold_552, whole genome shotgun sequence and carries:
- the LOC138101854 gene encoding neuronal pentraxin-1-like: MATAGRGRRRRRRSTRSTWGGFGGRAGFRVAFPLRTDYLFARARGPVRGPVRALSACLWLRPARAPNLGTPFSYAAPGQPNELVLLAWGGRPLELLVDDQAAALSLSPAPGRWQHLCVTWAASGGTWRSFQDGVPRGRGEGLAPGHPLRPHGVLVLGQEQDALGGRFDATQAFVGELAEFHLWSRALAPPEVAALAQCRSPARGDLVAWAQAGLELHGGVTTLPFEPCA